From Toxotes jaculatrix isolate fToxJac2 chromosome 1, fToxJac2.pri, whole genome shotgun sequence, a single genomic window includes:
- the LOC121178957 gene encoding telomeric repeat-binding factor 2-like isoform X1 — MAPKATVNLLQTDYESIVNRWLVDYYLFLAVEAFKKERYDDFRGIGDVLNSVLARPLQSTDVLPTKILVLQFLSRIKEGESLDVYFESDQSITPLESALKLLEKMSQGCNIPQQDYENVCTSVREMMVGIFIKNNEFAKAKEVLIKYFPKPMVGKKAVFMGLISKKSKMHKVIEKIDFRQFREEMLAFCQRLCPVGVPFLHKAAQQHIDKRLTEQDDKAAAPDEQMKPDPSYYPQINTTLFAPYKHTTIQRTRLEASYKTLAAGSHKRTFAQLQEEVEGEDQAVIADFSLRLSPSPKRDSNEDSEQDSLFQRDLGSPMEASPADLTGRFTLKHTLSAEDNRRDYIVRRLVVEPDSQTSSQCSAASQELETEARAEDPPQTPTVSSKQDPQSPLTDSEVTKPSRNHHKRTSKSCTCKLYNNAKESKEIWSFEESYFTSRKSSGSNESTISNSGRRRRKWTESETQKLKEGVKKFGEGNWSKIKAYYILSDRTNVNLKDRWRTLKKLNMV, encoded by the exons ATGGCGCCAAAAGCAACTGTAAACCTGCTCCAGACTGATTACGAGAGTATCGTCAACCGCTGGTTAGTGGATTATTATTTGTTTCTGGCTGTGGAGGCGTTTAAAAAGGAGCGATACGATGACTTCCGTGGTATCGGAGATGTACTTAACA GTGTCTTGGCCCGCCCTTTGCAGTCTACCGATGTCCTGCCAACAAAGATTCTGGTACTACAGTTTCTCTCCAGGATAAAGGAGGGTGAAAGTCTTG ACGTGTACTTTGAGTCTGACCAGTCGATAACTCCTCTGGAATCAGCTTTAAAGTTGCTGGAGAAGATGAGCCAGGGCTGCAATATTCCACAGCAGGACTATGAGAATGTATGCACTTCAGTTAGAGAGATG ATGGTGGGGATTTTCATTAAGAACAATGAATTTGCCAAAGCAAAAGAGGTGCTGATCAAATACTTTCCCAAACCAATGGTTGGCAAG AAAGCTGTGTTCATGGGTCTGATCAGTAAGAAGAGTAAAATGCACAAAGTCATTGAGAAAATCGACTTCCGCCAGTTCAGGGAAGAGATGTTGGCCTTTTGCCAGAGGCTCTGCCCAGTTGGTGTTCCCTTTCTGCACAAG GCTGCACAACAGCATATTGATAAAAGACTTACAGAGCAAGACGACAAGGCAGCAGCACCTGATGAGCAAATGAAACCTGACCCATCCTATTATCCACAAATAAACACCACCCTGTTTGCACCATA TAAACATACAACTATCCAGAGAACCAGGCTGGAGGCATCCTACAAGACCTTGGCTGCAGGTTCACACAAAAGAACATTTGCTCAGCTtcaggaagaggtggagggagaggacCAGGCGGTAATTGCAGACTTTTCCCTGCGCCTCTCACCTTCTCCCAAGAGGGACTCCAATGAGGACTCGGAGCAAGACAGCCTGTTTCAGAGAGACTTGGGCAGCCCGATGGAGGCTTCCCCAGCTGACCTCACAGGCAGGTTCACTCTCAAACACACCCTCAGTGCAGAGGACAACAGGCGGGATTACATTGTGAGACGACTGGTGGTCGAACCGGACAGTCAGACGAGCTCGCAGTGCTCAGCGGCTTCTCAGGAGCTGGAGACTGAAGCCAGAGCAGAAGACCCACCACAGACACCGACTGTATCCAGTAAACAAGACCCACAGAGCCCACTAACAGACAGTGAGGTTACCAAACCCTCACGGAATCACCACAAACGAACCAGCAAAAGTTGCACCTG CAAACTGTACAATAATGCAAAGGAGAGCAAGGAAATATGGAGCTTTGAGGAGTCATATTTCACCTCCAGAAAGAGCAGCG GATCGAATGAGAGCACCATTTCAAATTCAGGCCGCAGGAGGAGG aAGTGGACTGAAAGTGAGACACAGAAGTTGAAAGaaggggtcaaaaaatttgGAGAGGGGAACTGGAGTAAGATAAAGGCATATTACATCTTAAGTGATCGAACAAATGTGAACCTCAAGGACAGATGGAGAACACTGAAGAAGTTAAACATGGTCTGA
- the LOC121178957 gene encoding telomeric repeat-binding factor 2-like isoform X2 — MTSVVSEMYLTVSVLARPLQSTDVLPTKILVLQFLSRIKEGESLDVYFESDQSITPLESALKLLEKMSQGCNIPQQDYENVCTSVREMMVGIFIKNNEFAKAKEVLIKYFPKPMVGKKAVFMGLISKKSKMHKVIEKIDFRQFREEMLAFCQRLCPVGVPFLHKAAQQHIDKRLTEQDDKAAAPDEQMKPDPSYYPQINTTLFAPYKHTTIQRTRLEASYKTLAAGSHKRTFAQLQEEVEGEDQAVIADFSLRLSPSPKRDSNEDSEQDSLFQRDLGSPMEASPADLTGRFTLKHTLSAEDNRRDYIVRRLVVEPDSQTSSQCSAASQELETEARAEDPPQTPTVSSKQDPQSPLTDSEVTKPSRNHHKRTSKSCTCKLYNNAKESKEIWSFEESYFTSRKSSGSNESTISNSGRRRRKWTESETQKLKEGVKKFGEGNWSKIKAYYILSDRTNVNLKDRWRTLKKLNMV; from the exons ATGACTTCCGTGGTATCGGAGATGTACTTAACAGTAA GTGTCTTGGCCCGCCCTTTGCAGTCTACCGATGTCCTGCCAACAAAGATTCTGGTACTACAGTTTCTCTCCAGGATAAAGGAGGGTGAAAGTCTTG ACGTGTACTTTGAGTCTGACCAGTCGATAACTCCTCTGGAATCAGCTTTAAAGTTGCTGGAGAAGATGAGCCAGGGCTGCAATATTCCACAGCAGGACTATGAGAATGTATGCACTTCAGTTAGAGAGATG ATGGTGGGGATTTTCATTAAGAACAATGAATTTGCCAAAGCAAAAGAGGTGCTGATCAAATACTTTCCCAAACCAATGGTTGGCAAG AAAGCTGTGTTCATGGGTCTGATCAGTAAGAAGAGTAAAATGCACAAAGTCATTGAGAAAATCGACTTCCGCCAGTTCAGGGAAGAGATGTTGGCCTTTTGCCAGAGGCTCTGCCCAGTTGGTGTTCCCTTTCTGCACAAG GCTGCACAACAGCATATTGATAAAAGACTTACAGAGCAAGACGACAAGGCAGCAGCACCTGATGAGCAAATGAAACCTGACCCATCCTATTATCCACAAATAAACACCACCCTGTTTGCACCATA TAAACATACAACTATCCAGAGAACCAGGCTGGAGGCATCCTACAAGACCTTGGCTGCAGGTTCACACAAAAGAACATTTGCTCAGCTtcaggaagaggtggagggagaggacCAGGCGGTAATTGCAGACTTTTCCCTGCGCCTCTCACCTTCTCCCAAGAGGGACTCCAATGAGGACTCGGAGCAAGACAGCCTGTTTCAGAGAGACTTGGGCAGCCCGATGGAGGCTTCCCCAGCTGACCTCACAGGCAGGTTCACTCTCAAACACACCCTCAGTGCAGAGGACAACAGGCGGGATTACATTGTGAGACGACTGGTGGTCGAACCGGACAGTCAGACGAGCTCGCAGTGCTCAGCGGCTTCTCAGGAGCTGGAGACTGAAGCCAGAGCAGAAGACCCACCACAGACACCGACTGTATCCAGTAAACAAGACCCACAGAGCCCACTAACAGACAGTGAGGTTACCAAACCCTCACGGAATCACCACAAACGAACCAGCAAAAGTTGCACCTG CAAACTGTACAATAATGCAAAGGAGAGCAAGGAAATATGGAGCTTTGAGGAGTCATATTTCACCTCCAGAAAGAGCAGCG GATCGAATGAGAGCACCATTTCAAATTCAGGCCGCAGGAGGAGG aAGTGGACTGAAAGTGAGACACAGAAGTTGAAAGaaggggtcaaaaaatttgGAGAGGGGAACTGGAGTAAGATAAAGGCATATTACATCTTAAGTGATCGAACAAATGTGAACCTCAAGGACAGATGGAGAACACTGAAGAAGTTAAACATGGTCTGA
- the nip7 gene encoding 60S ribosome subunit biogenesis protein NIP7 homolog produces MRPLTEEETKTMFEKLSKYIGENIKLLVDRPDGTYCFRLHNDRVYYMSEKILKLATNISRDKLVSVGTCFGKFTKTNKFRLHITALDFLAPYAKFKVWVKPGAEQSFLYGNHVLKSGLGRITENTMQYQGVVVYSMADVPLGFGVAAKSTQECRRVDPMSIVVFHQADVGEFIRNEDTLT; encoded by the exons ATGAGGCCATTAACTGAGGAAGAGACGAAAACAATGTTTGAGAAACTGTCGAAATA CATTGGTGAAAACATAAAACTATTAGTGGACCGACCTGACGGTACCTATTGTTTCAGGCTGCACAATGATCGCGTGTACTACATGAG TGAGAAAATTCTTAAGTTGGCCACAAACATTTCCCGGGACAAGCTCGTGTCAGTGGGAACGTGTTTTGGAAAGTTCACAAAGACCAACAAGTTCCGCCTGCACATCACAGCTCTGGATTTTCTGGCGCCCTATGCGAAG TTTAAGGTGTGGGTGAAGCCTGGAGCTGAGCAGTCTTTCCTCTATGGGAACCACGTGCTAAAATCTGGGCTTGGGAGAATCACTGAGAACACTATGCAGTACCAGGGAGTTGTGGTCTACTCCATGGCTGATGTGCCCCTG GGTTTTGGAGTTGCAGCCAAGTCTACACAAGAGTGCCGGCGAGTGGACCCCATGTCCATTGTAGTGTTCCACCAGGCTGATGTGGGAGAGTTCATTAGGAATGAAGACACATTAACATAA
- the cdc42se2 gene encoding CDC42 small effector protein 2, whose translation MTEFWVCFSCCIAEQPQPKRRRRIDRSMIGEPTNFVHTTHVGSGDMGLGLASVDLVQAQMKSKGGYAHGGSEGSQL comes from the exons ATGACTGAGTTCTGggtttgtttcagctgctgcattGCAGAGCAGCCACAACCT AAACGGCGGCGACGGATCGATCGCTCCATGATCGGAGAGCCAACAAACTTTGTTCACACCACACACGTAGGCTCGGGGGACATGGGCCTGGGATTGGCATCA GTGGATCTTGTTCAGGCCCAGATGAAATCTAAAGGGGGCTACGCGCATGGAGGGTCTGAAGGTTCTCAGTTATAA
- the LOC121180226 gene encoding telomeric repeat-binding factor 2-like — MAATETVNSQQTDYESIVNRWLVDYYFFLAVDAFKKERYDDFCGIRDVLNSVLPRPLQSTDVLPTKILVLQFLSRINEGERLDVYFESDQSITPLESALKLLEKMSQGCNIPQDYDNVCTSVREMMVGILIKNNEFAKAKEVLNKYFPKPMVGKKAVFMGLISKKSKMHKVIEQVDFRQFREEMLAFCQRLCPVGVPFLHKAAQQLNEKLTEQDNKAATPDEQEEPGPSCSLQINTALFVPCQHTTIQRTRLEAAYQALAAGSHERTFAQLEEEVEREEQVVNEDLSLRLSPSPRRDSNEDSEQDGLFQRDSGSPMEASPADQPPQTDAACQTQAGSLSKTPSVQRNRRIYTVARLVVEPDSQTSSQCSAASQELETEARAEDPPQAPTVSSKQDPQSPLTDSEVTKPSRKHRKRTSKKGSRASTSLAELSTDSEEDPPDSVANRHICVGKQRNQTKRSLRNSTKSKQLSSDCEEDPQESSTSFRTPVRRTQKQLTSDPPSNDPGSADDVRVIDSSMDSSPSLASHPPVPQTSSTPHRDSAQDKISHSKWKQLYNNAKESKERWSDEESYFTSRKKSGSNESTISNSGPSKRKWTESETQKLKEGVKEFGEGNWSKIKAYYAFSGRTNVNLKDRWRTLKKLNMV, encoded by the exons ATGGCGGCAACGGAAACTGTAAACAGTCAGCAGACTGATTACGAGAGTATCGTCAACCGCTGGTTAGTGGATTATTATTTCTTTCTGGCTGTGGATGCGTTTAAAAAGGAGCGATACGATGACTTCTGTGGTATCAGAGATGTACTTAACA GTGTCTTGCCCCGCCCTTTGCAGTCCACCGATGTCCTGCCAACAAAGATTCTGGTACTACAGTTTCTCTCCAGGATAAATGAGGGTGAACGTCTTG ACGTGTACTTTGAGTCTGACCAGTCGATAACTCCTCTGGAATCAGCTTTAAAGTTGCTGGAGAAGATGAGCCAGGGCTGCAATATTCCACAGGACTATGATAATGTATGCACTTCAGTTAGAGAGATG atggtGGGGATTTTAATTAAGAACAATGAATTTGCCAAAGCAAAAGAGGTGCTGAACAAATACTTTCCCAAACCAATGGTTGGCAAG AAAGCTGTGTTCATGGGTCTGAtcagtaaaaagagtaaaatgcACAAAGTCATTGAGCAAGTCGACTTCCGCCAGTTCAGGGAAGAGATGTTGGCCTTTTGCCAGAGGCTCTGCCCAGTTGGTGTTCCCTTTCTGCACAAG GCTGCACAACAGCTTAATGAAAAACTAACAGAGCAAGACAACAAGGCAGCGACACCTGATGAGCAAGAGGAACCTGGCCCATCCTGTAGCCTACAAATAAACACCGCCCTGTTTGTTCCATG TCAACATACAACTATCCAGAGAACCAGGCTGGAGGCAGCCTACCAGGCTTTGGCCGCAGGTTCACACGAAAGAACATTTGCTCAGCttgaggaagaggtggagagagaggagcaggtggTAAATGAAGACCTTTCCCTGCGCCTCTCACCTTCTCCCAGGAGGGACTCCAATGAGGACTCAGAGCAAGACGGGCTGTTTCAGAGAGACTCGGGCAGCCCGATGGAGGCTTCCCCAGCAGACCAACCACCACAAACAGATGCGGCCTGTCAAACACAGGCAGGTTCACTCTCAAAGACACCCTCAGTGCAGAGGAACAGGCGGATTTACACTGTGGCACGACTGGTGGTCGAACCGGACAGTCAGACGAGCTCGCAGTGCTCAGCGGCTTCTCAGGAGCTGGAGACTGAAGCCAGAGCAGAAGACCCACCGCAGGCACCGACTGTATCCAGTAAACAAGACCCACAGAGCCCACTAACAGACAGTGAGGTTACCAAACCCTCACGGAAGCACCGCAAACGAACCAGCAAAAAAGGCAGCAg AGCCTCAACTAGTTTGGCAGAGTTGTCaacagacagtgaggaggaCCCTCCTGACTCTGTGGCCAACAGGCACATTTGTGTGGGAAAACAGCGTAACCAGACCAAGAGATCACTCAG AAACTCCACCAAGTCAAAACAGTTGTCATCAGACTGTGAGGAAGACCCACAGGAGTCCTCGACCTCCTTCAGAACCCCAGTGCGGAGAACTCAGAAACAACTGACCAGCGATCCTCCCAGCAA TGATCCAGGTAGTGCGGATGATGTCCGTGTCATAGACTCTTCGATGGACAGCTCGCCCAGTCTGGCCTCTCACCCACCCGTCCCTCAGACAAGCTCCACTCCACATAGGGACTCTGCTCAGGACAAAATTTCTCATTCAAAATG GAAACAACTGTACAATAATGCAAAGGAGAGCAAGGAAAGATGGAGCGATGAGGAGTCATATTTCACCTCCAGAAAGAAAAGCG GATCGAATGAGAGCACCATTTCAAATTCAGGCCCCAGTAAGAGG aAGTGGACTGAAAGTGAGACGCAGAAGTTGAAAGAAGGGGTCAAAGAATTTGGAGAGGGGAACTGGAGTAAGATAAAGGCATATTACGCCTTCAGTGGTCgaacaaatgtcaacctcaaggACAGATGGAGAACACTGAAGAAGTTAAACATGGTCTGA